TAATGCACAAGATGGGTTAGGAATTTCTTTGCTAAGACAAAATGGCATCATTCCTGCTATTATTACCGGCAGAACTTCGGGAATCGTAGCACAACGTGCAGCCGAGCTGAAAATAGAAAATTTGTATCAAGGAGCAAAAGATAAAACTTTGGCTTTAATGGAATTACAAGAAAAACATAAATTGGCATTGAGTCAAATCGCTTATGTTGGCGATGATTTAATTGATTTGCCGGTGATGTTACAGGTTGGGCTGAGCTTTGCAGTAGCCAATGCGGTGTTAGAAGTAAAAGATCAAGCGAACTATGTTACAAAAAACTATGGTGGTAATGGTGCAGTGAGAGAAATAGCGGAAATGCTATTAAAAGCACAAGGGAAATGGGGTAATATTATTGACTCCTATCTTTTAAAAGGTAAATCCCAACAAGAAACTGAACAATAATACTCACTAAACTTATAGAAAGGTTAGCAGAGTGATGCAATATATAATTTTAAAAACAATTAGTAAAATATTATGTTTATTACCATATAATTTTATTTTGCAACTAGGGGCGTGGTTAGGGGTTTTATATTACTATTTAGTAAGAAAACAAACTAAGCGCAGTGAAAAACAGTTGCAGGAAAGTCTGAAATTATCTGATGCTGAAATTAAAGCAATTAATAAAAATTTATATAAACATGTCGGTAGAACCTTTTTAGAAATAATGTATATGCCGAGATTAAATCAAAATAATATTGAAACTTACTTTGAAGTAGAGAACAAGCATTATATTGACGAGGCTTTAGCGGAAAATAAAGGGGTAGTTCTCTTGACGGCTCATCTTGGCAATTGGGAGTGGCTTGGGGCGTTTTTAGCACTTAGTAACTATCCGATAACGACGGTTATTAAGCGTCAACCGAATGACCAACACACTCAAATTCTCAATGAATATCGTGAGATGGTTGGGATTGAGGTTTTTGCGCGGGGTACGACAGAATTGGTCGGAGCAGCTAAAGCTTTGAAAAAAGGAAAAATTTTAGCTTTTTTAGCAGATCAGGATGCCGGAGAAGGTGGCGCTTGGATAAAATTTTTGGGTAAACCAGCTTCAACACCATTAGGACCGGCTGCTTTTTCAAAAAGATTAAAATCCCCAATTTTACCGGTGTTTATTGTTCGCCAGCAAAGTGGTAAGCATAAAGTTATTGTTAAAGAAGCGCTGTATTATGAAAATACCGGCAATGACTTACAGGATGAATATGCTGTAACAGTAAAAATGACTAGGGTTATTGAAGATATAATTATAGCTAATCCAAGTCAGTGGCTGTGGTTTCAAAAGCGTTGGAATACAACAGCCGAGATGATGAAGCATAATTTATTAATAGATAAGGACTAGGTGAGATATGAAAAATAAAAAGCTTATAATTATCCTGGCCTTGGCATTAGTAGTAGGCTTTAGTTATTATTTTATAATTAGTGAGAATAATGTTAAAACAAAAAATGATGTTGAAGTTAGTAACATTACATATTCCGGTAACACGATAGTGGAAGAAAAAGACGGTAAAAAGGTGTGGGAATTAACGGCAAATACTATTGAAATTGAACCTACTACCAAGAATACAATCT
This genomic stretch from Negativicutes bacterium harbors:
- a CDS encoding lysophospholipid acyltransferase family protein produces the protein MQYIILKTISKILCLLPYNFILQLGAWLGVLYYYLVRKQTKRSEKQLQESLKLSDAEIKAINKNLYKHVGRTFLEIMYMPRLNQNNIETYFEVENKHYIDEALAENKGVVLLTAHLGNWEWLGAFLALSNYPITTVIKRQPNDQHTQILNEYREMVGIEVFARGTTELVGAAKALKKGKILAFLADQDAGEGGAWIKFLGKPASTPLGPAAFSKRLKSPILPVFIVRQQSGKHKVIVKEALYYENTGNDLQDEYAVTVKMTRVIEDIIIANPSQWLWFQKRWNTTAEMMKHNLLIDKD
- a CDS encoding HAD hydrolase family protein yields the protein MGIGNLAGQIKMIIFDVDGVLTDGKIVIGNSGEVLKEFNAQDGLGISLLRQNGIIPAIITGRTSGIVAQRAAELKIENLYQGAKDKTLALMELQEKHKLALSQIAYVGDDLIDLPVMLQVGLSFAVANAVLEVKDQANYVTKNYGGNGAVREIAEMLLKAQGKWGNIIDSYLLKGKSQQETEQ